Below is a window of Stygiolobus azoricus DNA.
CTGGGTAGTGTGCTAAGTCCTTGATTATCATAGGTTCTATTACTTCTACACCGAATGATTTCAGCTTTTCCAAATTGTCCCTTAACTGAGGGGAATGATACATTGGTAAGTGCATTGCTGGGACTATTACTACCTTCTTCTTCATTCCTATGAAGTTCAGAGCCGTAAGTGTTACTGAAGTGTCCACTATCCCGTTAGCAATTTTTGAGATTGTGTTAGCCGTTGCAGGGGCTATAATAAATGCGTCGAAGTCCTCTGCCAACTCTACGTGTTCCAGTTCACCACCTATTTGTGTTATAACATCATTACCTGTGGCCCAATGGAACATAGTAGGTGAGATAAGCTTACTCGCATCTTCGCTCATTATCACCTTTACTTCGGCTCCCCTTCTCATTAAGCTCCTAGCCAGATCTAGAGACTTATAAATTGATACACTTCCGGTAACGCCAAGCAAAAGCTTCTTACCTTTAAGTTCTTCCGATATCTCTCCGATAATCTTCTTGGATGGGTGTACCATTAAGTGTCAGACATAAATTTAAACTACGGATAAAAACCTTATATTATGGAGTTTGCCGAAACGAAGAAATACGGAGCTTTTATAGTTAGATTGGCAAGAATGACAGATATAGACCAGATTGTAAAGATCAACAGACTCACCCTCCCAGAAAATTACCCATACTACTTCTTCGTAGAACATTTAAAGGAATACGGTGGTGCGTTTTATGTTGCCGACATAAACGGAGAAGTAGTAGGATATATCATGCCCAGAATAGAGTGGGGATTTAGCAACGTTAAGCAGATACCTACCTTAGTCAGGAAGGGTCACGTAGTTTCAGTAGCGGTATTGGAAAAATTCAGGAAAATGGGAATCGGTACGGCGCTCTTACAGAACTCCATGAAGGCCATGAAGGATGTATACGAGGCTGAAGAGGTCTATTTAGAAGTGAGGGTGACAAACGCGCCAGCAATTTCGCTTTATAAAAAACTAGGGTTTTCCGAAGTAAAGGTGTTAAAGCACTATTATGCAGATGGAGAAGACGCTTATTTAATGGCTCGCCCTCTCTAGCTCTACTGAATTATTAGACGAATCGAAAATTAGATAATAACCTTCTTCCAGACTACCTGCTGAATATACTCTTGTTTTTACTACATTATACTCCTTCTGAGATCGTAAATGACCGTGAATAAG
It encodes the following:
- the rimI gene encoding ribosomal protein S18-alanine N-acetyltransferase; this encodes MEFAETKKYGAFIVRLARMTDIDQIVKINRLTLPENYPYYFFVEHLKEYGGAFYVADINGEVVGYIMPRIEWGFSNVKQIPTLVRKGHVVSVAVLEKFRKMGIGTALLQNSMKAMKDVYEAEEVYLEVRVTNAPAISLYKKLGFSEVKVLKHYYADGEDAYLMARPL